In Flavobacteriales bacterium, the following are encoded in one genomic region:
- a CDS encoding TonB-dependent receptor gives NKVLSNSDFFTGAFPAEFGNSISSVFDLKLRNGNNEKHEFTAQLGLFGTELTGEGPISKEKRSSYLFNYRYSTLVMFGFLGINLGTTATPYYQDAALKLNFPTKNGGNLSFFGLGGASKIDILSSTQDTSQVDIYADADRDEYFRSQMGVIGMKYVKSINTNTFAKFVVATSGESQINHNDLLYRSTDSTGRLIIGSDGRYVLDSLINKLDYDINIHKTTATFSINKKYGKKHVLKYGATANYYRFNMVDSIFNNGTTNDWTHRWDYKGDAVMLQSFIQWKYRMSKNLVLNTGIHSSYFALNNSLSPIEPRIGLRYSMKNNQSLNFAVGLHSQLQPMYTYFYQLPNEDGNYVKHNKGMDFTKSMHYIVGYNNQLAKNLRVKVEAYYQQLFNVPVTAESSSFSLVNQGSSFNRFFPEKLTNSGTGQNYGMELTLEKFFNKKFFFMTTASLYESLYKGSDGVIRNTDFNGNYAVNFLAGKEFKLGEKKSLSIGLKITAAGNKRIGPVDSLATVTQGGVVFEDATRNSQQLPDYFRADLKINYKANRKNVSHEIGLDFVNLTGHQNVLKLTYAPDPNNPTVNGIRHEYQLGFLPIFYYKLDF, from the coding sequence ATAACAAAGTACTTAGTAATTCCGATTTCTTTACCGGTGCGTTTCCCGCCGAATTTGGAAATAGTATCTCGAGTGTATTCGACTTGAAACTACGAAACGGCAACAATGAAAAGCATGAGTTCACAGCTCAGTTGGGTTTGTTTGGAACTGAACTAACCGGAGAAGGGCCTATCTCGAAAGAGAAAAGATCGTCCTACTTATTCAATTACCGGTATTCCACTTTAGTAATGTTCGGATTTCTTGGTATAAACTTAGGAACTACTGCTACACCCTATTATCAGGATGCTGCCCTAAAGCTGAACTTCCCAACTAAGAACGGCGGCAACCTATCTTTCTTTGGATTAGGTGGAGCGAGCAAAATTGACATTCTATCTAGTACCCAAGATACAAGTCAAGTAGACATATATGCAGACGCAGATAGAGACGAATATTTTCGATCGCAAATGGGTGTGATCGGAATGAAATATGTAAAATCTATCAACACCAACACCTTCGCCAAATTTGTGGTTGCAACTTCTGGTGAGTCTCAAATTAACCATAACGATCTTTTATATCGATCTACCGATTCAACTGGGCGACTTATTATCGGTTCAGATGGCAGATATGTTCTAGACTCACTCATTAACAAATTAGATTACGACATCAACATTCATAAAACCACCGCTACCTTCTCCATCAATAAAAAGTACGGAAAGAAACACGTTTTGAAATATGGTGCTACTGCGAATTACTATCGATTTAACATGGTAGATAGCATCTTCAACAACGGAACAACGAACGATTGGACACATCGATGGGATTACAAAGGCGACGCAGTAATGTTGCAATCGTTTATACAGTGGAAGTACCGAATGTCAAAAAATCTTGTATTAAATACTGGGATACACAGTTCCTATTTCGCTCTGAATAATTCTTTATCTCCTATCGAACCTAGAATTGGATTACGCTATTCCATGAAAAATAATCAATCCTTAAACTTTGCTGTTGGCCTGCACAGTCAACTACAACCGATGTATACTTACTTCTATCAACTCCCAAACGAAGACGGCAATTATGTGAAGCATAACAAAGGAATGGATTTTACAAAGAGTATGCATTACATCGTTGGATACAACAATCAGCTAGCGAAAAACCTCAGAGTAAAAGTTGAGGCTTACTATCAACAACTATTTAATGTACCTGTAACGGCGGAGTCCTCCTCCTTTTCGTTGGTAAACCAAGGTTCTTCCTTCAATCGTTTTTTTCCGGAGAAATTAACGAATTCGGGTACTGGTCAGAATTATGGCATGGAATTAACACTTGAGAAATTCTTCAATAAAAAATTCTTCTTTATGACTACCGCCTCCTTGTATGAATCTTTGTACAAGGGAAGTGACGGCGTTATACGGAATACCGATTTTAATGGAAACTATGCAGTAAATTTTCTCGCAGGAAAAGAATTTAAGCTAGGAGAAAAGAAATCTCTTTCGATCGGATTAAAAATCACTGCTGCTGGGAATAAAAGAATTGGACCGGTTGACAGTCTTGCAACCGTTACACAAGGAGGAGTTGTTTTTGAAGACGCCACGCGTAATAGCCAGCAACTTCCGGATTACTTCAGAGCCGATTTAAAGATTAATTACAAAGCGAATAGAAAAAATGTTTCTCATGAAATCGGGCTAGACTTTGTAAACCTAACCGGGCATCAGAATGTTTTAAAACTCACTTACGCACCCGATCCGAATAACCCAACTGTAAACGGTATCCGACACGAATACCAATTGGGGTTCTTGCCTATCTTCTATTATAAATTAGATTTTTAA
- a CDS encoding NAD(P)H-dependent oxidoreductase, with translation MNILTIPGSSSTNSINKKLAEYAGSLFEKGDVENVDLNDYEVDIFSVDKEKNGIPKKISELAEKIDNSNLLILSLAEHNGSYSAAFKNVYDWLSRIPNRKALGNKPMLLLATSPGGRGGASVLAAGLERFPRDGSEVWESFSLPSFNDHFTDDKGITTTSIRLELIRKINFILEEKMGLVDKGFSGGCDNCVGDK, from the coding sequence ATGAATATTTTAACTATTCCAGGTAGCAGCAGCACAAACTCAATCAATAAGAAATTAGCTGAATATGCTGGCTCCTTGTTCGAAAAAGGAGACGTTGAGAACGTAGACCTGAACGATTACGAGGTAGACATTTTTAGCGTCGACAAAGAAAAAAACGGAATACCTAAAAAGATAAGTGAGTTAGCCGAAAAAATTGACAATTCGAATCTCTTGATACTTTCCTTAGCCGAACATAACGGCTCGTATTCTGCAGCTTTTAAAAATGTATACGACTGGCTATCTAGGATTCCGAATAGAAAAGCTTTGGGTAACAAACCAATGTTACTTCTAGCTACTTCACCAGGTGGACGAGGTGGCGCAAGTGTTTTGGCTGCGGGATTAGAGCGCTTCCCAAGAGACGGAAGCGAGGTTTGGGAGTCATTCTCTTTACCAAGTTTTAACGATCACTTTACAGACGACAAGGGAATTACCACCACAAGCATCCGGTTAGAACTAATTCGCAAGATCAACTTTATCCTTGAAGAGAAAATGGGTTTGGTCGACAAAGGATTTTCTGGAGGATGTGATAACTGCGTTGGGGATAAATGA